A genome region from Akkermansiaceae bacterium includes the following:
- a CDS encoding LpxI family protein, translating into MESPRSIGIIAGSGVYPSTFVRAARKAEPQARLVAVGFDNETAPALEKEVDAYRNVRVGQLYRLIKFLLSEGVTEAVMMGQISPKNLFDLRPDLRILMMLARVKKRNAETLFGAIADELAKDGITLLPATTFLEDHLPPGGHVAGPVIKPRTLGDLEYGFEIAKKTSALDIGQSVVVRHGTVLAVEAFEGTNACIRRGGELGRKKDTVLVKVSKPNQDFRFDVPVIGPQTIENCAEAGILAIGIEAGKTILLEKDTVIRLCTQHKISIHAL; encoded by the coding sequence GGAATCCCCGCGCAGCATAGGCATCATCGCAGGCAGCGGCGTCTATCCATCCACCTTCGTCCGCGCCGCACGCAAGGCGGAGCCTCAGGCCCGGCTCGTCGCCGTCGGCTTCGACAACGAGACCGCCCCCGCCCTTGAAAAGGAGGTCGATGCCTACCGCAACGTCCGTGTCGGCCAGCTCTACAGGCTCATCAAGTTCCTGCTCTCCGAAGGCGTCACAGAAGCCGTGATGATGGGCCAGATCTCCCCGAAAAACCTCTTCGACCTCCGCCCCGACCTCCGCATCCTCATGATGCTTGCTCGGGTAAAAAAACGCAACGCCGAGACACTTTTCGGAGCCATCGCCGACGAACTCGCCAAGGACGGCATCACCCTCCTGCCCGCCACCACATTCCTCGAGGATCATCTCCCGCCGGGAGGCCACGTCGCCGGACCTGTCATCAAGCCCCGCACGCTCGGCGACCTCGAATATGGCTTTGAGATCGCCAAGAAAACCTCCGCCCTGGACATCGGCCAGTCCGTCGTCGTCCGCCACGGCACCGTCCTCGCCGTCGAGGCCTTCGAGGGCACCAACGCCTGCATCCGCCGCGGCGGCGAGCTCGGCAGGAAAAAGGACACCGTCCTCGTGAAAGTCTCCAAACCAAACCAGGACTTCCGCTTCGACGTTCCTGTCATCGGCCCGCAGACGATAGAGAACTGCGCCGAGGCCGGCATCCTCGCCATCGGCATAGAGGCGGGGAAAACGATCCTGCTCGAAAAGGACACCGTCATCCGCCTCTGCACCCAGCACAAGATCTCCATCCACGCCCTGTAG